The following proteins are co-located in the Apium graveolens cultivar Ventura chromosome 5, ASM990537v1, whole genome shotgun sequence genome:
- the LOC141661995 gene encoding magnesium protoporphyrin IX methyltransferase, chloroplastic, which yields MAFSSALFSHTPLHFKKPSPFPTLPNPTRKPLSVSAISPQLETLDTAAIAVIGTSSVAAIAAALTLTDPEKRRQLQAEEVGGGDKEVVREYFNNNGFDRWKKIYGDTDEVNKVQLDIRIGHAKTVESVMKMLKDDGGLSGVTVCDAGCGTGCLSIPLAKEGAVVSASDISAAMVAEAEKQAREELLSGEGKLSPAPVLPKFEVKDLESLDGKYHTVVCLDVLIHYPQNKADGMIAHLASLAESRLILSFAPKTFYYDTLKRIGELFPGPSKATRAYLHAEADVERALRKVGWRISKRGLTTTNFYFSRIVEAVPA from the exons ATGGCCTTCTCCTCAGCCCTATTCTCCCACACTCCACTCCACTTCAAAAAGCCCAGCCCATTCCCCACTCTCCCCAACCCGACCCGAAAGCCCTTATCAGTCTCCGCCATTTCCCCCCAACTCGAAACCCTCGACACCGCCGCAATCGCCGTCATTGGAACCAGCTCCGTCGCCGCCATTGCCGCCGCCCTGACTCTCACCGACCCTGAGAAACGCCGCCAACTGCAAGCCGAGGAAGTCGGCGGCGGCGACAAGGAAGTGGTCCGAGAGTATTTTAACAACAATGGGTTTGATAGGTGGAAGAAGATATATGGAGATACTGATGAGGTTAATAAAGTGCAACTGGATATTAGAATTGGACACGCGAAAACTGTGGAAAGTGTTATGAAAATGCTGAAAGATGATGGTGGTTTGAGCGGTGTCACGGTTTGTGATGCGGGGTGTGGGACTGGGTGTCTTTCGATTCCGTTGGCTAAGGAAGGGGCTGTTGTTTCGGCTAGCGACATTTCGGCTGCTATGGTTGCTGAGGCCGAGAAACAG GCAAGAGAGGAGCTTCTAAGTGGTGAGGGCAAACTATCACCAGCACCTGTTCTCCCGAAGTTTGAGGTAAAGGATCTAGAGAGCTTAGATGGGAAGTATCATACAGTGGTATGTCTAGATGTTTTGATACATTACCCTCAAAATAAAGCAGATGGGATGATTGCCCATCTTGCCTCATTGGCCGAGAGTCGTTTAATTTTGAGTTTTGCTCCAAAGACGTTTTACTATGATACACTGAAGCGGATTGGGGAGTTATTTCCAGGCCCTTCCAAGGCAACAAGGGCATATCTTCATGCAGAGGCAGACGTAGAGAGGGCATTGCGAAAGGTTGGATGGAGAATAAGCAAGAGAGGTCTAACTACCACTAACTTTTATTTTTCAAGGATTGTTGAGGCTGTCCCGGCATAG
- the LOC141661994 gene encoding protein BONZAI 1-like isoform X1, protein MGNCFSDVHRRRPAIGGNSAAHSTHAGGPSHSVNSYRGLFSQIELSLSASNLRDLGALSESNPVAVINVKGSDGTLQELGRTEVVPKSQNPQWTTKHIISYYFEVVQTLVFHLYNVDEQFQDLEVKMLKLDELQLLGEATCVLSEIITKSSRSLTIDLMCIEDSIRTNHRGKSGHLTICAEECANSKITTELVLRCLDLECEDLFGRTDPFVVISKCLDNGAPLPICKTEVLNNDLTPVWEPVFLNIQQVGSKETSLLIECFNYNSNGRHDLIGKAERSIADIEKLHCAGEGVQLYFPNNVGNNHQNEVLKSQLYVDKISESVQPTFLDYIAGGWELNFMVAIDFTASNGNPRLPDSLHYIDPSGRHNAYQKTISDVGEVLQFYDSVKRFPAWGFGARPIDGPVSHCFNLNGSSNYCEVEGIQGILKSYTSALFNVSLAGPTLFGPVITAASLIASQSLENTQHKYYVLLIITDGVITDLQETKEVLVKASDLPLSILIVGVGGADYKEMEIFDADKGGRIESPTGLVASRDMVHFFPFRNVKTGGELSLVQLLLADLPSQFLTYMRTKSNLPFS, encoded by the exons ATGGGAAATTGCTTCTCCGACGTCCACCGTCGACGGCCAGCCATCGGCGGCAACTCAGCTGCTCACTCCACACACGCCGGTGGTCCTAGTCACTCTGTCAATTCATACCGTGGCTTATTTTCACAGATCGAG TTATCGCTGTCTGCTTCAAATTTGCGTGACCTTGGTGCGCTTTCCGAG aGTAATCCTGTTGCAGTTATTAATGTAAAAGGAAGTGATGGCACACTTCAAGAGCTTGGCCGAACAGAAGTAGTACCCAAATCACAAAATCCTCAGTGGACCACAAAGCACATTATTAGCTATTATTTTGAGGTGGTTCAGACTTTGGT GTTTCACCTGTATAATGTTGATGAACAGTTTCAGGATCTAGAAGTCAAG ATGCTTAAACTTGATGAACTGCAACTTCTTGGCGAGGCTACTTGTGTCTTGTCTGAG ATAATTACCAAATCAAGCAGGTCATTAACCATAGATCTTATGTGTATAGAAGATTCTATCAGAACAAACCATCGTGGGAAGTCTGGTCACCTCACTATTTGTGCTGAAGAATGTGCCAACTCAAAGATTACTACAGAGTTGGTGTTGAGGTGTTTGGATTTGGAATGTGAAGATCTCTTTGGAAGAACC GATCCTTTTGTGGTGATATCAAAATGTTTGGATAATGGAGCCCCCCTCCCTATTTGTAAAACGGAAGTTTTAAACAATGATCTTACCCCAGTCTGGGAACCTGTATTTCTAAACATTCAACAAGTTGGAAGTAAG GAAACTTCTTTGCTTATAGAATGCTTCAACTATAATAGCAATGGGAGGCACGATTTGATTGG AAAAGCCGAGAGATCGATAGCAGACATTGAGAAGCTGCATTGTGCTGGGGAAGGGGTGCAGTTATACTTTCCAAACAATGTCGGCAACAATCATCAAAACGAG GTTTTAAAAAGCCAGTTATACGTGGATAAGATCTCTGAGAGTGTGcaacctactttcttggattataTTGCTGGTGGATGGGAATTGAACTTTATGGTAGCCATCGACTTCACTG CATCAAATGGCAATCCACGACTTCCAGATTCCTTGCATTACATCGATCCTTCTGGAAGACATAATGCATACCAGAAA ACAATTTCAGATGTTGGAGAGGTATTGCAATTCTATGACTCAGTGAAGCGGTTTCCTGCGTGGGGATTTGGAGCAAGGCCAATCGATGGTCCTGTTTCTCATTGCTTTAACTTAAATGGAAGCAGTAATTACTGTGAG GTAGAAGGAATTCAAGGAATTCTGAAGTCTTATACAAGTGCACTTTTTAATGTCTCACTTGCAGGACCTACCCTATTTGGACCCGTAATTACTGCTGCCTCGCTGATAGCTAGTCAGTCGCTTGAGAATACCCAACATAAGTATTATGTTTTACTAATTATTACG GATGGTGTTATAACAGATCTCCAAGAAACAAAAGAAGTCCTTGTGAAGGCATCTGATCTTCCTTTGTCAATTCTCATAGTTGGGGTTGGGGGAGCCGATTATAAGGAAATGGAG ATTTTTGATGCAGATAAAGGCGGAAGAATAGAAAGTCCAACCGGTCTTGTAGCATCTCGTGATATGGTGCACTTTTTTCCTTTCAGGAATGTAAAGA CAGGCGGAGAACTCTCTCTTGTTCAATTGCTTCTAGCAGATTTACCTTCCCAATTTTTGACTTACATGCGAACGAAAAGTAATTTACCCTTCTCCTAA
- the LOC141661570 gene encoding protein MHF1 homolog produces the protein MENHEEAETAASDLLRDRFRLSTISIAQAEANQNNMEISEPIIACISDLAFKYAENVAKDLELFAAHGGRKTVNMKDVILCAHRNEHLADLLRSFGNDLKDKEPQSEKKRKKKSRKDDNATSSVLHIPDDT, from the exons ATGGAAAATCACGAAGAGGCAGAAACAGCGGCCAGCGATCTGTTAAGAGACAGATTCAGACTCTCCACTATCTCTATCGCGCAAGCCGAAG CGAACCAAAACAACATGGAGATTTCAGAACCAATTATCGCCTGTATCTCCGATTTGGCCTTCAAATATGCCG AAAATGTTGCGAAGGACCTTGAATTATTTGCAGCACATGGAGGTCGGAAGACTGTCAACATGAAAGATGTCATTCTTTGCG CGCATCGGAATGAACATCTTGCTGACTTGCTGAGATCCTTCGGCAACGACCTAAAAGATAAAGAGCCTCAGTCCGAGAAGAAGCGAAAGAAAAAATCAAGAAAGGATGACAATGCCACTTCATCTGTACTACATATTCCTGATGATACTTAG
- the LOC141661994 gene encoding protein BONZAI 1-like isoform X2 has product MGNCFSDVHRRRPAIGGNSAAHSTHAGGPSHSVNSYRGLFSQIELSLSASNLRDLGALSESNPVAVINVKGSDGTLQELGRTEVVPKSQNPQWTTKHIISYYFEVVQTLVFHLYNVDEQFQDLEVKMLKLDELQLLGEATCVLSEIITKSSRSLTIDLMCIEDSIRTNHRGKSGHLTICAEECANSKITTELVLRCLDLECEDLFGRTDPFVVISKCLDNGAPLPICKTEVLNNDLTPVWEPVFLNIQQVGSKETSLLIECFNYNSNGRHDLIGKAERSIADIEKLHCAGEGVQLYFPNNVGNNHQNEVLKSQLYVDKISESVQPTFLDYIAGGWELNFMVAIDFTASNGNPRLPDSLHYIDPSGRHNAYQKTISDVGEVLQFYDSVKRFPAWGFGARPIDGPVSHCFNLNGSSNYCEVEGIQGILKSYTSALFNVSLAGPTLFGPVITAASLIASQSLENTQHKYYVLLIITDGVITDLQETKEVLVKASDLPLSILIVGVGGADYKEMEIFDADKGGRIESPTGLVASRDMVHFFPFRNVKSGELSLVQLLLADLPSQFLTYMRTKSNLPFS; this is encoded by the exons ATGGGAAATTGCTTCTCCGACGTCCACCGTCGACGGCCAGCCATCGGCGGCAACTCAGCTGCTCACTCCACACACGCCGGTGGTCCTAGTCACTCTGTCAATTCATACCGTGGCTTATTTTCACAGATCGAG TTATCGCTGTCTGCTTCAAATTTGCGTGACCTTGGTGCGCTTTCCGAG aGTAATCCTGTTGCAGTTATTAATGTAAAAGGAAGTGATGGCACACTTCAAGAGCTTGGCCGAACAGAAGTAGTACCCAAATCACAAAATCCTCAGTGGACCACAAAGCACATTATTAGCTATTATTTTGAGGTGGTTCAGACTTTGGT GTTTCACCTGTATAATGTTGATGAACAGTTTCAGGATCTAGAAGTCAAG ATGCTTAAACTTGATGAACTGCAACTTCTTGGCGAGGCTACTTGTGTCTTGTCTGAG ATAATTACCAAATCAAGCAGGTCATTAACCATAGATCTTATGTGTATAGAAGATTCTATCAGAACAAACCATCGTGGGAAGTCTGGTCACCTCACTATTTGTGCTGAAGAATGTGCCAACTCAAAGATTACTACAGAGTTGGTGTTGAGGTGTTTGGATTTGGAATGTGAAGATCTCTTTGGAAGAACC GATCCTTTTGTGGTGATATCAAAATGTTTGGATAATGGAGCCCCCCTCCCTATTTGTAAAACGGAAGTTTTAAACAATGATCTTACCCCAGTCTGGGAACCTGTATTTCTAAACATTCAACAAGTTGGAAGTAAG GAAACTTCTTTGCTTATAGAATGCTTCAACTATAATAGCAATGGGAGGCACGATTTGATTGG AAAAGCCGAGAGATCGATAGCAGACATTGAGAAGCTGCATTGTGCTGGGGAAGGGGTGCAGTTATACTTTCCAAACAATGTCGGCAACAATCATCAAAACGAG GTTTTAAAAAGCCAGTTATACGTGGATAAGATCTCTGAGAGTGTGcaacctactttcttggattataTTGCTGGTGGATGGGAATTGAACTTTATGGTAGCCATCGACTTCACTG CATCAAATGGCAATCCACGACTTCCAGATTCCTTGCATTACATCGATCCTTCTGGAAGACATAATGCATACCAGAAA ACAATTTCAGATGTTGGAGAGGTATTGCAATTCTATGACTCAGTGAAGCGGTTTCCTGCGTGGGGATTTGGAGCAAGGCCAATCGATGGTCCTGTTTCTCATTGCTTTAACTTAAATGGAAGCAGTAATTACTGTGAG GTAGAAGGAATTCAAGGAATTCTGAAGTCTTATACAAGTGCACTTTTTAATGTCTCACTTGCAGGACCTACCCTATTTGGACCCGTAATTACTGCTGCCTCGCTGATAGCTAGTCAGTCGCTTGAGAATACCCAACATAAGTATTATGTTTTACTAATTATTACG GATGGTGTTATAACAGATCTCCAAGAAACAAAAGAAGTCCTTGTGAAGGCATCTGATCTTCCTTTGTCAATTCTCATAGTTGGGGTTGGGGGAGCCGATTATAAGGAAATGGAG ATTTTTGATGCAGATAAAGGCGGAAGAATAGAAAGTCCAACCGGTCTTGTAGCATCTCGTGATATGGTGCACTTTTTTCCTTTCAGGAATGTAAAGA GCGGAGAACTCTCTCTTGTTCAATTGCTTCTAGCAGATTTACCTTCCCAATTTTTGACTTACATGCGAACGAAAAGTAATTTACCCTTCTCCTAA
- the LOC141661996 gene encoding uncharacterized protein LOC141661996 — translation MEKEKTVMEEEAIRLKTLAEQSYISGDLNSALKLAKKSLRLCANLDGVSDLITAFKILRSGASTSTVDASPDWYKILQIEPFSHINTIKKQYKKLALILHPDKNPFAAPEEAFKLVGDAFRVLSDKIRRKEYDVKLRIALQEKEVVELGKGDVEVFWTACSTCQLLHQFERKYLGHSLMCPSCKKSFKAVEFSDNIDNNNIIDENKVVENNVDNSNDDNNKGVDNNMENVVGDGGDVERMRTGRSGVGDSEVRQKMSSVGEILKRGEGERIERDEVVEEIGGLDSAVLSGDGKGSLVSGGGSVNEGLRSKRVRKPRDLDKLDGWSSFGSVVSGRLKAKRAKIGVDEMMTIAEMQTLAKKKGGEKNLKLNEKEKEKDKEKVKERKETSDVSIGGSLETEKKSLSKKGTQSKASTSGGKEIITGEDLDIVESGEERSERCSRKGEKVKERKETSELTNGRNLEYGKKSSSKNGTSSRVSSRNGMLSRASKSVHLDILTTEELDLYDFDEDGTEIIIRKGEKVKNRKEASKLTDGGNLNSGKKSLSKNGTSSSAPKSGHMEIMTVEDSDFYDFDKDRAERSFRKGQVWAIFDDDDGMPRQYALIDDVVSVNPFEVRLSWLDLQHDEDVLASWEKLGFRICCGRFKVSRKISVNLLNIFSHVVDCDRVAKELYRIYPKKGSVWALYNEKAIDSEGRNLVDKDRRCYDIAVFLTSYSEVHGLSMGYLEKVDGLKSVFKRKDIGGHAIKWLEKDDIRLFSHQIPARKLSGEEVSIPAKDCWELDPASVPPELLAISWG, via the coding sequence ATGGAAAAAGAAAAAACAGTAATGGAAGAAGAAGCAATCCGTCTCAAAACCCTAGCCGAGCAATCCTACATCTCCGGCGACCTCAACTCCGCTCTCAAACTCGCCAAAAAATCTCTCCGTCTCTGCGCTAACCTAGACGGCGTTTCCGACTTAATCACCGCCTTCAAAATCCTCCGTTCCGGCGCTTCCACATCCACCGTCGACGCCTCTCCTGACTGGTACAAAATTCTCCAAATTGAGCCTTTTTCTCATATTAATACTATTAAGAAACAGTATAAGAAGCTCGCTTTGATTTTGCATCCTGATAAGAATCCTTTTGCCGCTCCCGAGGAAGCGTTTAAGTTAGTTGGAGATGCGTTTAGAGTTTTGTCGGATAAGATTAGGAGGAAGGAGTATGATGTGAAGTTGAGAATTGCGTTGCAGGAGAAGGAGGTTGTGGAGTTGGGGAAGGGGGATGTGGAGGTGTTTTGGACTGCTTGTTCGACGTGTCAGTTGTTGCATCAGTTTGAGAGGAAGTATTTGGGGCATAGTTTGATGTGTCCTAGTTGTAAGAAGAGTTTTAAGGCCGTTGAGTTTTCCGATAAtatagataataataatataattgaTGAAAATAAAGTCGTTGAGAATAATGTGGATAATAGTAATGATGATAACAATAAAGGCGTTGATAATAATATGGAGAATGTTGTTGGTGATGGCGGTGATGTTGAAAGGATGAGGACCGGGAGGAGTGGTGTTGGGGATTCGGAAGTTAGGCAAAAGATGAGTAGTGTTGGGGAGATTTTGAAGAGGGGGGAGGGTGAGAGGATTGAGAGGGACGAGGTTGTGGAGGAGATAGGGGGATTGGATAGTGCGGTGTTGAGTGGGGATGGGAAGGGGAGTTTGGTGAGTGGTGGTGGGAGTGTGAATGAGGGATTGAGGTCGAAGAGAGTGAGGAAGCCAAGGGATTTGGATAAGCTGGATGGATGGAGTAGTTTTGGGAGTGTGGTGTCGGGGAGGTTGAAGGCAAAGAGGGCGAAAATTGGGGTAGATGAAATGATGACTATTGCGGAGATGCAAACGTTAGCAAAGAAGAAGGGTGGTGAGAAGAATTTGAAGCTCAATGAGAAGGAGAaagagaaagataaagagaagGTGAAGGAAAGGAAGGAAACATCTGACGTAAGTATTGGAGGGAGTTTGGAAACTGAGAAAAAGAGTTTGTCGAAGAAGGGAACTCAAAGTAAAGCATCCACAAGTGGAGGTAAGGAGATAATTACAGGGGAAGATTTGGATATCGTTGAATCTGGGGAAGAGAGATCAGAAAGATGTTCTCGGAAAGGAGAGAAGGTGAAAGAGAGGAAGGAGACATCTGAGTTAACAAATGGTAGGAATTTGGAATATGGGAAGAAGAGTTCATCAAAGAATGGAACCTCTAGTAGGGTATCGTCAAGGAATGGAATGTTAAGTAGGGCATCCAAAAGTGTGCATCTGGATATATTGACAACGGAAGAGTTGGATCTCTATGATTTTGATGAAGATGGAACAGAAATTATTATTCGAAAAGGAGAGAAGGTAAAAAATAGAAAGGAGGCGTCTAAGTTGACTGATGGTGGGAACTTGAATTCAGGAAAAAAGAGTTTATCAAAGAATGGAACCTCAAGTAGTGCACCAAAAAGTGGACATATGGAAATAATGACAGTGGAAGATTCAGATTTCTATGATTTTGATAAAGATAGGGCAGAAAGAAGTTTCCGGAAAGGCCAAGTGTGGGCTATTTTTGACGATGATGATGGAATGCCAAGGCAGTATGCACTGATAGATGATGTAGTTTCAGTGAATCCATTTGAAGTAAGATTGAGCTGGCTAGATCTTCAACATGATGAGGATGTATTGGCCAGCTGGGAGAAGCTTGGATTTCGTATTTGCTGTGGGAGGTTTAAAGTTTCTAGGAAGATTTCGGTGAATCTATTGAATATATTTTCACATGTTGTGGATTGTGACAGAGTGGCAAAAGAGTTGTATAGGATTTATCCAAAGAAGGGGTCAGTTTGGGCGCTTTATAATGAAAAAGCTATAGATTCTGAAGGGAGGAATTTGGTGGATAAGGATAGACGTTGCTACGATATTGCTGTATTTTTGACCAGTTACAGTGAGGTACACGGGTTGAGCATGGGATATCTTGAGAAGGTTGATGGTCTCAAGTCAGTTTTTAAAAGGAAAGACATCGGGGGACATGCTATTAAATGGCTTGAAAAAGATGATATCCGGTTATTTTCACATCAAATTCCTGCAAGGAAACTATCAGGGGAAGAAGTCTCAATTCCTGCTAAAGACTGTTGGGAGCTTGATCCTGCCTCAGTTCCTCCTGAGTTGCTTGCTATTAGTTGGGGTTGA
- the LOC141659176 gene encoding uncharacterized protein LOC141659176: protein MLDQMQQYNEEESEIMNFMVIEVAMVMDFMDISDEPQGRGSRYSTFVKIISNHATQSQKLFAKKHEAYRKDIDRCFGILQSRWAILRHGARMHKCSTLRSIMMTCIILHNMIVEDEFVENEFLELVEEDLMNPSASQVYDGPVDCNGVRIPFTPVQRDGRNQQAFWDRIENFESAYVHTILQNDLVEHNWAMEANE from the exons ATGTTGGATCAAATGCAACAATACAATGAAGAAGAGTCTGAAATCATGAATTTCATGGTGATCGAAGTGGCAATGGTGATGGACTTCATGGATATTTCAGATGAACCGCAAGGACGCGGCTCACG GTATTCAACTTTTGTAAAAATCATATCAAATCATGCCACTCAATCACAAAAATTGTTTGCTAAGAAACATGAGGCATATCGCAAAGATATAGATAGGTGTTTTGGTATCTTGCAATCTCGATGGGCTATTCTTCGTCATGGTGCTCGGATGCATAAGTGTTCCACACTTCGAAGTATCATGATGACTTGCATTATATTGCATAACATGATAGTTGAGGATGAATTTGTGGAGAATGAATTTTTAGAGTTGGTAGAAGAAGATCTAATGAATCCATCAGCATCGCAGGTTTATGATGGGCCAGTAGATTGTAATGGAGTTAGAATTCCTTTTACACCAGTTCAGAGAGACGGAAGAAATCAACAAGCATTTTGGGATCGTATTGAGAACTTTGAATCAGCTTATGTTCATACAATACTCCAAAATGATTTGGTAGAGCACAACTGGGCAATGGAAGCTAATGAATAA